A stretch of DNA from Carya illinoinensis cultivar Pawnee chromosome 12, C.illinoinensisPawnee_v1, whole genome shotgun sequence:
gtgGCAGGGTTGCTTGGCATCCAATGGAGAAAACGACATTGTTTTTATTCACTTCAGCACACGTTACCAGGGAACATTTGGTAATAGAAAGATATTGATAATAGAAAGATATTTCTCTGCCTTACAAAAATCTTCATTTGCACGCTCTACCTCCTCGCTCTCTCCCGCTTCTTGCTCAAGCAGCCTTTAAACCCTAAACTTCAATACAAGATTTCTAGGGACTGTTCTAGGCATTTCTAATCTACGAAGCTCTTCCCGTAACATATGCAGTCGGTGTTTCCCGAGGGTTTCCCTCTCTCGCGCAGACTGAGCTTGTCGCCGAGAATGGCTGCTTTTGGTGCTCTTTCTCTGTGCCCGTGCAGCCTCTTGTGGCGGCCCAACCCCACAAATAAGCGTTCCGTTTCGTGCTCTCTTGGTTCTCAAACCAGTACTGGTAGACGAAGTTTCAAATCTCCtatcatgttttattttgtaGTCGATGTTTCTGGTTGGTAGCTGAGAACATGAAAGAAATCTATAGCGAAGACAATGGAGTATAtgtttttgagtttttattgttttttttttctgggttcGAGGTTTACATTGAGAATAGAGGATTTGTGCTTGGTTGGGTTCTTTATAAGTCGAGGTATTAGTTGAGAACTACCAGCTTCtatattgaattaattttttaacattttttaaacagaGTGCAAAGCAGTTTGAAGGAAAAAGCTCTATCTTATTGCCTCGTTTGTTGTATTTTGAATAGGAACTCTCTTTGCCCCCGTTTGGATTGAGAGTTCTCagctatctcatctcatttaagttaatcattataactttttcaaattcttacacaaaatatgataaacaattcaatttcttcaaatttcaaaataataataatattaaaaaataatattctaataatattttattgaactttcatctcaattcactgTCCATACCTCACCTTATTGTTGGCTATAATCGTGAAGTAAAAATTTTTAGTTCCTCTTTGTTTCACGTGTATGTTATTGCATATTTGCATAAACTTTAAATCCAGCATGACGAATAATAGACAATTGCAGTATTTAGCTATGTGACTGCTGTTAATGCCATTATTTATAATtgcattttgttgttttaatcTATTCCTTCTCATCTTAGGTACTGGCCGATCTAAAGTACCGCGTAAAAGATCGGGGATGAAGGAAGGGGCAAGGACAAGTATGGAAGACTCGGTTCAGCGCAAGATGGAAGAATTTTATGAGGGTTCTGATGGACCACCCCTCCGTGTTCTTCCAATCGGTGGCCTGGGTGAGATTGGGATGAATTGCATGCTTGTTGGAAATTATGATCGGTACATTCTGATTGATGCTGGTGTCATGTTTCCAGAGTAAGTCTGTGAGCGCTAGTTTGCTACTGATCAAATGCCTTGAGTTGAAGTTTCTATCACATAGGTGTGAAGAGTCCAAGAATATTATATCTTGGCCACTACATTCTTTTTTGCCAAGTCAAGAATTCTTTTCCCTTTGTTGATTAGTAAATATGagtcaatatttttttcctgataGAGGTTTTCCCTGAAGTCTTGATATACCGTGCCAAATTTACTTGCTTGAAGAAGTTACCAGATTTCAAACTCTAATATAGTTTGCAGTCTAAATCCCCTTTTTTGACTACATATATTGGAAATGCTTTTTTTGCATGACAAAGGTTGGAAGATTCATTTTTCCATTTGCATTTTGCATTAGTGATTGCATATGCTGCTTAAGCCTTGTCTAATTTATTGATATACGTCTTAACTTGTATTTCAGCTATGATGAGCTCGGGGTCCAAAAAATAACACCTGATACCACATTTATCAAAAGGTGGAGTCACAAAATCGAAGCAGTTGTTATCACACATGGCCACGAAGATCACATTGGTGCGTTGCCGTGGGTAAATTTCCCCCCCTGATTATTCATCAAAAATTGAACTTCCTTATCCTTAGAAACAATATTTTGACTGAATAATGATGGATCAAGCTCTTAGTTATTTATCTCCCCTTTTAGAAGTGTATCTATCCTGTTATGCCTATGAAGATTCTATTAagaaccccaaggggttggcccaagtggtgaaggccttggtcttgggatATCACTCctttcaaggtccaaggttcaacacctcatgggtgcaaacaatcctttggggccacaccccttGGTGAAAAGCCAACGATTTAACCAGTTTCGTGTAGGTAAACTTTCGATGGTGTGGTGCATGGGACCAGGCTTTACTCTGCAAGGGTGAGTCTGAAGGGccttgccttggagaggttccccgacatccaaaaaaaaaaaaatctattaagtctacatttttttcagttttttctgCAGCACCCAGTATTCTGCATTTCCATTGATACTAAGaagttttaagtattttttcctTTGTGTGTTTCTGCTGTTACAGTTTTTTAACTAGTTAATTGTTGTCTAAACAGGTCATCCCTGCTTTGGATTCTCGTACACCAATATTTGCATCTTCCTTTACGATGGAGGTACTTTCCAAgggatttaaattttaatatcatatatttacatattatatacacTCAAATACATGCACATTAAGTTTATGAAATGCGCTACTTTTCAGAAGAGCTTGCCTTCTCAGCCAAATAATGGCATTCCTGATAGGAAGTAGCACAATCTTTTTTTATTGGTGCTTGACATTCCCTTAATGAAAGTATTTACTTCATAACTCATGCACCTGTAtttctctcattctttctcacGCTCTCCTTATTTCCATCCCATTAAGCTAATTTCTATTATGATTGAGGTTTCACGCAATTGCAATTATGAAACCCttctttataagtaaaagaCACAACTCAAGTAAACAACGAGTATACAAGAGATACACCCATCTAGAAGTTGAGAAAGATACTAAAACTTCATGCAAGTTGAGTCCATAAAATTCTATAGATACAATCCAAGGAAAAGGGTGTTGATAAAGAAGTTCCTGAGCTCCTCTGCCCTCCAAACATGGTCCTTGAAGGTTCTATTATTTCTCTCATTTCAGATACACCAATGAGACAAATAGGGACCATCTTTCATATTGCTGCAAGTTGCAGGATGCCTTCTAGTCTTCTCCAAGAATAAAAAGCTCTGCAATACTTCTGGGCATGACCCAAGGCAATCCCACCCGGCAATTATGAAACCCTTTCGTGCTCTATTCTAtgaatattgtttttgtttctgttcGCCCTGGTACAGGAAGGtaattatctttctttttcaacaGCTTATTAAGAAGCGTTTAAAGGAGAATGGGATTTTTGTTTCATCTAGACTTAAGTTATTTAGAACAAGGAGGAAGTTTATGGCGGGGCCATTTGAAATTGAGCCTATCAGGGTCACCCATTCTATTCCTGATTGCTGTGGATTAGTTCTTCGCTGTGCTGATGGTACGATTCTTCACACTGGGGACTGGAAGGTAAGGTTAACTTGTATATTGTTGTTTTCTTGGCTCTTTATTGCTTTCATTCTGAAGCTTTAGAAGCGTTTACAGATTGATGAAACCCCATTAGATGGAAAAGTTTTTGATCGTGAAGCATTAGAGGAACTTTCAAAAGAAGGAGTAACATTGGTAAGTCATCTGGACCTTTGTTATAAAGTTTTTATATTGATACAGTTCATACAAAGGGAGATCTATCAGGTTTAACATTGGGGTAGAGGTAGGATTCACTGGGGCTAAAGCATGAAAATATAGGTTCCGTGTGCTTGTCCTGACAGTGAAATAAAGATAATGAATTTCATACTGCCAATTTTCTTGGGAGAGTAATATTCTAGAAATCCCGATACAATGCCAGTGCCTTGTTCAGGTTATATGAGGTTTGCATGGCAGCATTATGTATGGAGAGGACTTCTCTCAAAAAGTCATGGGATagtcatttctctttattttgggaAATTGTGCGAAGGTTTTTAACAAACTTCCTCTTCACTTGCATTCTCGAGGTTGGACAGTTTAGACTGGCATCTGATGCCTTGTATTTCTTGTTTTTGCTCTGTCCTTCGTTGTTATCATGCCCTTGTCTTTTCGGTCTTCTTTATTTGATTAGTCCTTGTTCACTTTCTGTGGTGTGTTAATCTGGTGGGATTAAAATGTCATTTCTATAAGCAGCATTATTTAACCGCTTTGTGAGAatataaacaaatgaaaatatgGGAAATAACACATTACTTTCAGATGATGAGTGACTCAACAAATATTCTTTCACCTGGGAGGACAATGAGTGAATCTGTAGTGGCAGATGCATTATTGAGGCGTATTTCAGCAGCTAAAGGAAGGGTTATTACTACTCAATTTGCATCGAATATACACCGCCTTGGAAGTGTGAAAGCTGCAGCTGATTTAACTGGTAGAAAACTGGTACGTTCTCCACAACTAATCTGATCTATTGAATTTTTACTAGCTTTTTGGTCAGAATACTTTGCAACCTTGGGATTTCTGATAGATATTTTGTCTTGGAAGTTTTGATATCGTGATTTGTGTTAGGTATTTGTTGGCATGTCCTTAAGAACATATCTGGATGCTGCCTGGAAGGACGGAAAGGCACCAATTGATCCATCAACTCTGGTAAGAATACTCATAAACGTCTCTGCCCCTTAGCCCATTTTCTTTTACTTGTCGTTccccttaattattaagtttgaaagtttttttttttttttttttggtaagtaaaaatattatatatatatatatatatcaataggagtaaaAATATTAAGTTTGAAAGTTTATATGCGGGTCCTTAAAGGGGTGAAGAAAGTAAGAGTTCTATTCAGCCTATGTTGTGCCGTGAAACTTGGCAGGCTTCCAGCCATAGATTAAGTGATTATCGATGTGAATCTTTGCCATtttactggattcaggggcttaaTCACTGAGTTAGGGCTTTATGGCTGAGGCCTTGCGTAAACATTTGATTAATTAAACACAAATTACTACTATTGTATGTGCCAACTTTGTAATTCCTGTCAGAGAGCCATCCTTTGGTGGCTGGTTCAATCCAGCTGGttgcacttcaatattttaATTCCTCATTTCATActttattctcattttcttttgcatAGTCATTCCTGAGACCAAATAAAGGAGGGATGTGGGAGGTTGGCAAGCACTATAGAACTTTTGTCATGTCTTCTGAACAAGTGGCGACTCTAATTAGTTGGTTGTTAAAAAGTGGGATATAGGCTTGAAAGTGTAACAGCCTTGTGATTGATGGCTATTACAGGCTAGATCTGTAACTtcattttacaatttttgtgGATTGACTCTGGAGTTTTCATCTTGAAGTATATTTTCCTTGTTGCACTTCTAAAATAACAATGGTATTATTTGTATTGCTCCCTTCATCAATCCCTTTTGAGTTAGCTTACAACAAATAACAGTTTTGTTATCTACTCTTTTTTCAGTTTTCGGTAAGATAAgtttattgaataaaaagagTGTTATCCCAGCACACGTCTACACCTAAATAGAGGAAggaaattgatcaaaaaagtcTTGAGGTGACACTATTGTGGACCACCATCCAGTGGTACAAGGTGTTCTAAAAACAGTCTTGAGGTCCATCAACAACTTCTCACAATCTTCAAAGCTATGCCCatatctctgtctctgtctctctctccaaaCACATTATACAAGATGGGATCATGTTTAGAAACGGAATCTTAAGGTCCATCATGGACTTCTCACAATCTTCAAAGCTAAgcccatttctctctctttccaatACACTACATTAAACAAGACAGAATTACTTTTCATAATAATGCACACTGATGATGACCAAACTGCCCTTTTCAACAAGTTAGGAGATCAACCACTCAGGAAGGCATGACACCTAATCTACCCCTAGTTGGCAAAAGATCatgtttaaaaagtaataaatgaacttataaaaaataaataaagtactaAATGCCTTGTGATAAAGTAGGGGGTGATCCACTGTTTTGCTACTCTTCGTGCACATAAAATCCAATCTATTACTCTTTCTAATGATATAGGTGAAAGTTGAGGATATTGATGCCTATGCTCCAAAGGATTTGTTAATCGTGACGACTGGTTCTCAAGTAAGTTCACTACATGCCTTTGGTGGCTGCCTAGTTCCATAGATGACATTATCATTTATTGGACCAATTTTTGTTGGCATATCACGTGCCAGGCAGAACCACGTGCTGCTCTAAATCTTGCATCATACGGAGGTAGTCATTCTCTCAAACTGACCAAGGAAGATGTAATTCTGTACTCAGCTAAGGTAACAACATTTGGTATAATATGCAGTTGTTTACAAccaaatattgtttaattttcttttgagtCCATTCTGATTGAACTGGACTTTTTTTCATCAACAGAAAATTAACATGATTAATGTTCATATGCGGAATTAATATTTGAATGCCGTGGATTTATTGCTTTGCTGTAACACGAAAATGTTCTCtatcaagaaaattattttctaattctcTCTAccttttgctatttttttttttttttggtaaatgaaattttattcataatagaAAAAGCGCCGCCCAAGTACATGGGACATATGCAAGAGATAAGAACTAGAaatagttaaaagaaaaatgttatgcATTGAAGATTAGAAAAATAGAGAGTTCAGGtgttttttacttttgtttGTGTGAGCTGTTTGATCTCTTAACATTTTGTCAATTTAAGTTACTTGGTAAAAATTTGATGGCCAGAATTTCTTTTTAACAATTTGCCCCTTAGGTAATCCCTGGTAATGAATCTCGAGTGATGAAAATGCTAAACCGGATATCTGAGATTGGAACACCCATTGTAATGGGTAAAAATGAGTGCCTGCATACATCTGGTCATGGACATCGTGGAGAACTGGTAAGtttcatcattttattattcCCGTCCTATGGGTGATATCCAATTGAGcctcaataaaatttttgtgcTCTTTCCTGTTATACTCATAAGCtagaggctttttttttttttgggggggggggggggggggtgttctTACGTTCAGAAAGAAactaatcaaatataaaatacatatctGCAGGAAGAAATACTTCAAATTGTAAAGCCACAACACTTTTTGCCCATACATGGAGAACTGTTGTTTTTGAAAGAACATGAATTACTTGGAAGATCAACTGGCATTCGGCACACTTGTGTAAGTTGGTGCTTCATTGTTATAATGTTTTTATGTCTACTGGTGAGAGGTAGTCGTTaacatgaagaaaaatatttgtcAGAAAAATCACAACAGCCTTCTCATCTTAACTTATTGGGCCATCAGTATGATATGCTTTTACCTATTGACTAAAGAGAAACGGAATGAAATTGAGGATCATGGTAAACCAAGTTTACTCTTACTTTTAGCAAGGTCAAGTAGGTggggtttttttgttttattgtcacatggaattttttttttcctgtttacTTTTCCCGtgaaacctctctctctctttttttttttttttttttttttttttttttttttttttttttttttaacctttccCTCTGAgagtacctataaaaaaaacctTTCCCTTTGAGGGCTTAGTATcatgttaacaaaaaaaaaaaattcttgtcaCGTGTGTGGGGATCTTTGTCACAATTGGTTTTAGTTTGCAGTTGCCTTTTCTCATCCGTTgcattggttttttttaaagttaaaaaccCTTTCTTATGTCTTTTCTCCCTAAAATTCATAGCTATGTAGCAGCTTCTATCTGACTGCAAATAGCTATGTCTGTAGATTGTATAGATCCACAGGACAAAGGAATAGTAAAATTAGACTTTCTAAAAGCTACTCTTATAGCACAAGGCTTTTAGTGTGGGTCAATCTGTCCCTTCTCATGTCAGAAATTGCACTGAAGTGGGAAAAAAAGCTCATCCCTTCTCATGACAGGCCCATTAAGTTACATGGCAATGGTTGGGATTCTTTTTATGTTAGTTATACACATTTAAGGTAATGAAACACtatgatgaaaatatttaacGTGATTTACTTAATCATCAGGTTATTAAGAATGGTGAGATGCTGGGGGTTTCTCATTTAAGAAATAGGAGAGTTCTGTCCTCCGGTTTCACTTCCCTAGGGAAAGAGAGTTTGCAGGTTGGTTATCCTCaagtattttcttatttattatgaTAATTTAATCAAGAAAATTCTGATGAATCTGTTCTTTTATTTCAGTTGATGTATAGTGATGGTGATAAAGCATTTGGTACATCAACAGAACTTTGCATTGATGAGAGACAAAGAATTGCATTAGATGGCATTATAGTGGTCAGGTAGACCTTTTGGATCTTGCAGTTAATTTGAGTGTCATTTATCATCTGTATAACAGCATCCTGATAGCTCACTTTTACAGTATGGAAATTTTGCGCGGTCAAGATGCTGATGGTCTGATTGAAAATAGCTTGAAAGGGAAGATAAGAATCACTACAAGATGCTTATGGCTTGACAAAGGGAAGCTCTTAGATGCACTCCATAAAGCCGCCCATGCTGCACTTTCAAGCTGTCCTGTCAATTGTCCTTTGGCCCACATGGAAAGAACTGTGGCCGAGGTCTTGAGGAAGATGGTAAGGAAGTACAGTGGTAAAAGGCCTGAAGTCATTGCCATTGCTGTGGAGAACCCTGAAGCAGTTCTCTCTGATGAGCTGAATGCAAGGCTATCTGGCAAGTCCCATGTTGATTTTGGGATGTCTGCACTGagaaaagtggttgatggacgTCAAAAAGAAATTGATGGACATCCAAAAGAAAAACGGTCCAATAGGAAGCGTGCAGAAGAAGACATTGCCAGTATACATTTAGAGAACACCTCACAACAATCTTTagaaggtctctctctctctctctctctctgtgtgtgggTAGTAGGGTCAGTGCGTTTGCTTGTGCATGTCCTTGTTGCTTCTATAAAAACATGcaagaatgcatgtatgcatCTTTGTAATTCTTACTAATAGATTAAGTATCACTGCTGGGGGGATATAGCTACACGTCCTTAACGAAGTCTCTGCACCCAGTGCCATCAAATTACAGCATAATTCAAAGAGCTCTGCTCCAAGATGGTGGAATCTCTTTCCTTATGTGGGGTTTCATATGTTATTAGGTTGTCAAACTCAGAACTTTCTCTTAAATTTGGGAAGATGAAATTTCATCAGTAGAACTACTGTCCATTACATAAGAAGTAATATGTTATTAGGTTGTCAAACTCAGAACTTTCACTTAAATTTGGGAAGATGAAATTTCATCAGTAGAACTACTGTCCATTACATAAGAAGTATTCTAGAAAAGGCATTGAACAGATTCATGCAAAAGATCCATGTATATGAATACTCACGGGTGCCTGTGCATGGATGAAGTAAGAAAACTTCTcatcccaaaaagaaaaaaaaaaaaaaaagttgttggGATGAGAAGTTATTTTGTAATCATGACCATATGAGCCTCCTAGTAAATATATGTTTTCGTAATACAGTGATCTGTAGTATCAATTCTCATGATGCTATTTCCCCTCATCTCAATTTATCGATGCAGGTGAATATACTGAACTTGAAAGTCTACTACCCGAGGAAGACACCACAATTTCAAGTTCCAGCTTAACAGAACAACTGTTACCCGATTCTAATGATTCAGATGATTTCTGGAAAGTGTTTACGTCATCATCACCTGTCGATAAAGTGGCTAAAGCTAACAATGGTTTTGtcccacacacaaaacatgtgTCACAGGTTGAGAAAGTTGGTACTGAAAGCGGTAAAGATGACTCattaaaattatcaaatgcTCAACCAAAATCCAAGCCTGTGAAACGGAATAAATGGAAACCCGAGGATGTTAAGAAGTTGATAAAAATGCGTGGGGAGTTACATAGCAGATTCCAAGTTGTGAAGGGGAGAATGGCCCTCTGGGAAGAGATATCTGGAAACTTGTTGGGAGATGGGATCACTCGAAGTGCAGGGGAGTGCAAATCTCTATGGACATCTCTGGTTCAGAAATATGAGGTTTGTCCCTCCCCCCTTTTTGGTTTATTTAAGTCATGGGATGGCATCAACGTTTACTACTTtatggaagataaatttattatcCTTTCCCggttatgatttattaatccaacattttttttttgaacaggAGACCAAGAGTGGGAAGAAAAGCAAGAAGAGCTGGCCATATTTTGAGGAAATGGATAGAGTTTTTTCTGATACCGATGCAATGGCAACAAAATGATTGGCAAACAAAAAAACAGCTTGCACCATTTTTTGGAAGACCTTTGACAATTTCTACTTTGGGCAAGGTACTTGTTTTTGACCATGGCAAAGATCCATGGACTCACTCATTCATGATGGATTTATGGAGTGGAATATCTTAGGTGATGTGAAAGAATCAACCAAGGCCCAAGAAGACATGCAGTAGTCTGGTCGCCATAAACCCTCTCTGTAAGCCATTGCAATGAATAGATGAGAAAGGGAATGGTGGAATAGTTGAAACGGtggagggtttttttttttctaaagaaaataatCTGAATAATAAATTATTGTGTAGCTTCATTGGTCATGCAGACATAATTTGAAGATTAAGAGAAGTTTTGAAAATAGCTTCTTTGACATGCTCTTATAATTTGTTACCATGATGAAGTTTCTTCTATCATAATATGATACTGACCATTTTATGTTCTTGGTAGGACCGTGTATAATTAGTCACCATTTTATGCTGACTGGCGCTGAAGATAAGCTTGCTGATATGGCAGGCCAATTGGCACCTGCCACGTCAGCCCTATCTTTTTTGgggtttgaaaaaaatgaacataGCTTTCACTGATTGGGAGTGTTGGTACAAAAGGTTTGAAAGCTTCCCAATTCTTTCCTTCGGGCACGGCCTCCATCCTTTGATCATTCCAGCATTTACTATCAATGCTCTATTATCAACTCCATGAACAAATCTCTTCGAATTACTTTTGCTTCTGACATCTCTTCAATATTTTCCTCTTTTAAGGGCTTCAAAAGCCAACGTTCTTCTGTCGATCCTTTGATCATTCAGATGCCATGTAATGAATGGTCGAAACTAGTGAGGGACCAGCTCCTTGTGGCATATTTTTAAGATGGCACCTTTGCTTGTGGCCAGCCCTATGGGATGAAGCCCTTGAAACAAAGGACTGGACACCATGGGTGAATCCCAATCTTACCCGACACAAAGTGCCCACGCAGAAAAATCATCCCCGTCATCAACCTTCTTTTGCGTCGTCGTTCTCACTCAGTATCCTCAATTGAAACCTCAACAGCATCAATCTTCCCATCCAACTCCTCCCCATTTCCACTCAAAGAACCATCATTTTCTGAAACTAGTTTAGAAAATTAGAGGAAGgaaaatttttatgtattatttaaacatcttatataaaaatttattcccTTTTATTTTGGACTTCAAAATTCGACaatcttaatttaaaagaaaatgagtaaAGCTAGATACATGTTTAGGATGTGCAAGACTTGTATAAACTAGGATTCACTGTAAAAAACTAGATTCTTTCATTCAGTCCTAATTTCTTTTAAATGGCTATCTCACTTacaatttctaaatttatagaagtaatttttcaaagagaaaTTACTCTCAGTCCTTCCATACTACTGTCAGTCTCAACGCACGCGTGACTTGGAGCTCGTGACGTTAGCAGTCCACAAGGCCGATGCACCAGAGATTGAACATATCGGGactaaatccaaaaacaatacATAAGATCCGATGTGCATAAAGTTTGATGGGCCTAGTCGATGGAATCGTTTGCGTTTAGTAATCACTTCGAGTGGTTATAACGTTGTCGTTCTTTCTTTGATGGAACAATGCTAGGGGACCGAGAATGTTGCCCCCACATTGTACCAATTGCACATgcactttttaattaattaatttatttattttaacttttttataaatttttaaatattgaaaaataaataaatttattaatagtaacATCTTtaaccaataaataaaaaacacgataggtcaattttattgataaacttTAACGATTCAAGTAGCCTTTTACTTTTTTGATTTAGAAGTGGGGTTGAACTTAATTCTCCTATTTAGGGACCAAATCTTATACCTTGGCTACGACCTGCCATTCTAATTCAAAGTAATAATCAttaagggtgtaaaaaaaaaaaaaaatcggtgaACCGGTAAGTTTGGTCTGATATTGAGTTTGATTCGATTTggtatcaattttatttttattaaaatcggTCAAAATCTATTCgattccaatttttctttttctaaaactggaCTTGattagttcatatatatatattttaattttttatattgtatataatttttttatatataatatataattatatataaaatagttttgtattatataataaattactaattaatatatataatattacattttaaatcttatatcgctatagtttattatattaatagttatactaatactatatcactatatattataatatactataatatattactatagtttataatataattataatatattatcattatagtagtatatatattatataatatataatataatatattaaaattaaaaaaccaaacTGAACATGTAAAATTGAAAGAATTGGTTTAGAGAAGTAATCGATACAAAGTCGGttcttaaaaatgtaaaattaattCATACTAATTCGAtctcaaattttatttacaatctaATCAAATTAGATTGGTTAGACACTagtaatcattttcttaatatttaggTTCGATTTGCTCTCaatatgagatttttgaattttaaaataaaagttatattttaatattattatt
This window harbors:
- the LOC122289821 gene encoding ribonuclease J isoform X1, whose amino-acid sequence is MQSVFPEGFPLSRRLSLSPRMAAFGALSLCPCSLLWRPNPTNKRSVSCSLGSQTSTGTGRSKVPRKRSGMKEGARTSMEDSVQRKMEEFYEGSDGPPLRVLPIGGLGEIGMNCMLVGNYDRYILIDAGVMFPDYDELGVQKITPDTTFIKRWSHKIEAVVITHGHEDHIGALPWVIPALDSRTPIFASSFTMELIKKRLKENGIFVSSRLKLFRTRRKFMAGPFEIEPIRVTHSIPDCCGLVLRCADGTILHTGDWKIDETPLDGKVFDREALEELSKEGVTLMMSDSTNILSPGRTMSESVVADALLRRISAAKGRVITTQFASNIHRLGSVKAAADLTGRKLVFVGMSLRTYLDAAWKDGKAPIDPSTLVKVEDIDAYAPKDLLIVTTGSQAEPRAALNLASYGGSHSLKLTKEDVILYSAKVIPGNESRVMKMLNRISEIGTPIVMGKNECLHTSGHGHRGELEEILQIVKPQHFLPIHGELLFLKEHELLGRSTGIRHTCVIKNGEMLGVSHLRNRRVLSSGFTSLGKESLQLMYSDGDKAFGTSTELCIDERQRIALDGIIVVSMEILRGQDADGLIENSLKGKIRITTRCLWLDKGKLLDALHKAAHAALSSCPVNCPLAHMERTVAEVLRKMVRKYSGKRPEVIAIAVENPEAVLSDELNARLSGKSHVDFGMSALRKVVDGRQKEIDGHPKEKRSNRKRAEEDIASIHLENTSQQSLEGEYTELESLLPEEDTTISSSSLTEQLLPDSNDSDDFWKVFTSSSPVDKVAKANNGFVPHTKHVSQVEKVGTESGKDDSLKLSNAQPKSKPVKRNKWKPEDVKKLIKMRGELHSRFQVVKGRMALWEEISGNLLGDGITRSAGECKSLWTSLVQKYEETKSGKKSKKSWPYFEEMDRVFSDTDAMATK
- the LOC122289821 gene encoding ribonuclease J isoform X2; the protein is MATKITLVIPALDSRTPIFASSFTMELIKKRLKENGIFVSSRLKLFRTRRKFMAGPFEIEPIRVTHSIPDCCGLVLRCADGTILHTGDWKIDETPLDGKVFDREALEELSKEGVTLMMSDSTNILSPGRTMSESVVADALLRRISAAKGRVITTQFASNIHRLGSVKAAADLTGRKLVFVGMSLRTYLDAAWKDGKAPIDPSTLVKVEDIDAYAPKDLLIVTTGSQAEPRAALNLASYGGSHSLKLTKEDVILYSAKVIPGNESRVMKMLNRISEIGTPIVMGKNECLHTSGHGHRGELEEILQIVKPQHFLPIHGELLFLKEHELLGRSTGIRHTCVIKNGEMLGVSHLRNRRVLSSGFTSLGKESLQLMYSDGDKAFGTSTELCIDERQRIALDGIIVVSMEILRGQDADGLIENSLKGKIRITTRCLWLDKGKLLDALHKAAHAALSSCPVNCPLAHMERTVAEVLRKMVRKYSGKRPEVIAIAVENPEAVLSDELNARLSGKSHVDFGMSALRKVVDGRQKEIDGHPKEKRSNRKRAEEDIASIHLENTSQQSLEGEYTELESLLPEEDTTISSSSLTEQLLPDSNDSDDFWKVFTSSSPVDKVAKANNGFVPHTKHVSQVEKVGTESGKDDSLKLSNAQPKSKPVKRNKWKPEDVKKLIKMRGELHSRFQVVKGRMALWEEISGNLLGDGITRSAGECKSLWTSLVQKYEETKSGKKSKKSWPYFEEMDRVFSDTDAMATK